A section of the Pimelobacter simplex genome encodes:
- a CDS encoding dihydrolipoamide acetyltransferase family protein: MVQLMSVPEVAAGATEVQLAEWSVSAGAEVSRGDVIAVAETDKAVVEVEAEFDGVVVGLLATVGETIGVGAPLMLVGDSSDVGRELDALLAEVGVAPPNPSADPVPDPGPVPSVASDPVTAAPAVRRFSSPLARRLLQEAGLDIADVTGTGPRGRVRKRDVERLIAQRDAVPAGAVAATAEPATAVADTADVVEVAAGTSLEPHTRLRRSIAQRLTRAKQEIPHFYVTRSVRVDELLALRAQINEHSQVRVSVNDLVLRAVAVTHRAVPEANVVWSEEGMVRHESVDVAVAVASERGLVTPVVRGVDQLSLSSLARRVGDYVEQANAGRLQQRDLDGGSITVTNLGMYGVEEFSAIINPPHSAILAVGAARPEAVVERAGDDQRIEIRTILRLVLSVDHRAIDGALAARWMARLVEALERPMTLLV, encoded by the coding sequence ATGGTGCAGTTGATGTCGGTGCCCGAGGTGGCGGCTGGCGCGACCGAGGTGCAGCTGGCGGAGTGGAGTGTCTCCGCCGGGGCCGAGGTGAGCCGTGGTGATGTCATCGCGGTGGCCGAGACCGACAAGGCGGTGGTCGAGGTCGAGGCCGAGTTCGACGGTGTCGTGGTGGGTCTGCTCGCGACCGTCGGCGAGACGATCGGCGTCGGCGCCCCGCTGATGCTGGTCGGGGACAGCAGCGATGTCGGCAGGGAGCTGGATGCGCTGCTCGCCGAGGTGGGCGTGGCTCCGCCGAACCCGAGCGCGGACCCTGTGCCCGATCCTGGTCCTGTCCCTTCCGTCGCCTCGGACCCGGTGACCGCCGCCCCCGCGGTACGCCGCTTCTCGAGCCCGCTGGCGCGACGCCTCCTGCAGGAGGCCGGTCTCGACATCGCGGACGTGACCGGGACGGGGCCACGTGGGCGCGTGCGCAAGCGTGACGTCGAGCGCCTCATCGCCCAGCGCGACGCGGTTCCGGCAGGTGCCGTCGCGGCAACGGCGGAGCCGGCGACCGCGGTCGCGGACACCGCCGATGTGGTCGAGGTCGCCGCCGGGACCTCGCTCGAGCCCCACACGCGCCTGCGCCGGTCGATCGCCCAGCGGCTCACGCGGGCGAAGCAGGAGATCCCCCACTTCTACGTCACCCGGAGCGTCCGCGTCGACGAGCTCCTGGCGCTGCGGGCACAGATCAACGAGCACTCGCAGGTGCGGGTGTCGGTCAACGACCTCGTGCTCCGCGCCGTCGCCGTCACCCATCGCGCGGTTCCGGAGGCCAACGTCGTGTGGTCCGAGGAAGGCATGGTGCGGCACGAGTCCGTCGACGTGGCCGTGGCGGTCGCGTCCGAGCGAGGACTGGTGACGCCGGTGGTGCGCGGTGTGGACCAGCTGTCCCTGTCGAGCTTGGCGCGTCGAGTCGGTGACTACGTCGAGCAGGCCAACGCGGGCCGGCTGCAGCAGCGCGACCTCGACGGCGGGTCGATCACGGTGACCAACCTCGGCATGTACGGCGTCGAGGAGTTCTCCGCGATCATCAACCCGCCGCACTCCGCGATCCTCGCGGTCGGCGCGGCGCGCCCTGAGGCCGTCGTGGAGAGGGCCGGCGACGACCAGCGGATCGAGATCCGCACGATTCTGCGCCTGGTGCTGTCCGTCGACCACAGGGCGATCGACGGCGCTCTCGCCGCTCGGTGGATGGCCCGGCTCGTCGAGGCGCTCGAGCGTCCGATGACGCTGCTGGTCTGA
- a CDS encoding CARDB domain-containing protein, translating into MQARRRAAVAAAMALGASLMAVGAGPSAGAAPRGPDLVVTAVGTPPAKVRPGGRFDLSTTVANKGRAAAKPSTLRFYLSQDRSRGRSDLAAGGNVAVKKLKPRKKQTISGRVAVPFGAADGKYWVLACADATNRVKESKESNNCQASRTQVTVGADLHAVLTGDLTFSDTGQRTDPATGRTETWTHTATAEISMRIDGPRQNPTFASTHSTYARTGSVVGREVTPSCVYDRERKEAGSGTLRYTGDRFTDDIFGHFTRTDLSGVRIGLFMRAAWTDTSKQTGQGQFPCENTSRTTTGTGLDVSDIELKEVARDSRTSTYRVVGWVAEQGTPSDWDKVEGTLTLTLR; encoded by the coding sequence ATGCAGGCTCGACGGAGGGCGGCCGTTGCCGCAGCCATGGCGCTCGGCGCCTCGCTGATGGCGGTCGGCGCCGGACCGAGCGCAGGCGCGGCGCCCCGCGGTCCCGACCTCGTCGTCACCGCGGTCGGCACACCGCCGGCGAAGGTGCGCCCGGGCGGCCGCTTCGACCTCAGCACCACCGTGGCCAACAAGGGGCGCGCCGCGGCCAAGCCGAGCACGCTGCGCTTCTACCTCTCCCAGGACCGGAGCCGCGGCCGCAGCGACCTGGCTGCCGGCGGCAACGTCGCGGTGAAGAAGCTCAAGCCGCGCAAGAAGCAGACCATCAGCGGCCGGGTCGCCGTCCCCTTCGGAGCGGCCGACGGGAAGTACTGGGTGCTCGCCTGCGCCGACGCGACCAACCGGGTCAAGGAGTCCAAGGAATCCAACAACTGCCAAGCCTCGAGGACGCAGGTCACCGTCGGCGCGGACCTCCACGCCGTCCTCACCGGCGACCTCACGTTCAGCGACACGGGCCAGCGCACCGACCCGGCGACCGGCCGGACCGAGACCTGGACGCACACGGCGACCGCCGAGATCTCGATGCGGATCGACGGCCCGCGCCAGAATCCGACGTTCGCCAGCACCCACAGTACCTACGCGCGGACGGGCTCGGTCGTGGGCCGCGAGGTGACGCCCTCGTGCGTCTACGACCGCGAGCGCAAGGAGGCCGGCAGCGGAACGCTGCGCTACACCGGCGACCGCTTCACCGACGACATCTTCGGTCACTTCACGCGCACCGACCTGAGCGGCGTACGGATCGGGCTGTTCATGCGCGCCGCCTGGACCGACACCAGCAAGCAGACCGGCCAGGGTCAGTTCCCCTGCGAGAACACGTCGCGGACCACCACCGGCACTGGGCTCGACGTGAGCGACATCGAGCTCAAGGAGGTCGCGCGAGACAGCCGCACGTCCACCTACCGCGTGGTGGGCTGGGTGGCCGAGCAGGGCACTCCGTCGGACTGGGACAAGGTCGAGGGGACGCTCACGCTGACCCTGCGCTGA
- a CDS encoding VOC family protein, whose amino-acid sequence MNPPPVLTGVRRADHVGLTVPDLDQAHAFLVDVLGATYRYALPRREGSGDWMRTHLGVDATAAIAEIRFFELGGLILEVFAWEAPDQRRTPPRNSDVGGHHLALYVDDLDLAVDQLRAAGIEVMGAPTASTGAHLGQRWVYVRAPWGLQLELVSYPTGRAVDVEPARYRADLDRP is encoded by the coding sequence ATGAATCCTCCTCCTGTGCTGACCGGGGTCCGACGCGCTGACCACGTCGGGCTGACCGTTCCGGACCTCGATCAGGCGCATGCCTTCCTCGTCGACGTGCTCGGAGCCACCTACCGCTACGCCCTCCCCCGGCGCGAGGGCAGCGGCGACTGGATGCGCACGCACCTGGGCGTCGACGCGACGGCTGCCATCGCGGAGATCCGCTTCTTCGAGCTCGGGGGGCTGATCCTCGAGGTGTTCGCCTGGGAGGCACCGGACCAACGACGTACGCCGCCGCGCAACAGCGACGTCGGCGGGCACCACCTCGCGCTGTACGTCGACGACCTCGATCTCGCGGTCGACCAGCTGCGGGCTGCCGGGATCGAGGTCATGGGCGCACCGACGGCGAGCACGGGCGCCCACCTCGGGCAGCGGTGGGTCTACGTGCGAGCCCCGTGGGGTCTGCAGCTCGAGCTGGTCTCGTACCCGACCGGACGGGCGGTCGACGTCGAGCCCGCGCGCTACCGCGCCGACCTCGACCGACCGTAG
- a CDS encoding GntR family transcriptional regulator: MSTPSPVASQRIADVLAERILDGTLAPGSRIKQDELADELATSRIPVREALRILETRGLVTLRANSGAWVMSLSLADLEMSYEIRERIEPLLLADSIPRLTDLHVDRMRSLQEEIAANDDVERFLVLDRAFHESSYAGSEATQLAGMVRGLWDTTQPYRRAFVRRAGAQESWVIAAEHDLLLDAVSRRDVDIATRMLTVHIRRTRLALLDHPEVIEQGQAPTTAG; encoded by the coding sequence GTGAGCACGCCCAGCCCGGTCGCCAGTCAACGCATCGCCGACGTCCTGGCCGAGCGGATCCTCGACGGCACGCTCGCCCCCGGGAGCCGGATCAAGCAGGACGAGCTCGCCGATGAGCTCGCGACGAGCCGGATCCCGGTGCGCGAGGCGCTGCGCATCCTCGAGACGCGCGGTCTGGTCACGCTTCGCGCCAACAGCGGCGCCTGGGTGATGTCGCTGAGCCTCGCCGACCTCGAGATGTCCTACGAGATCCGCGAGCGCATCGAGCCGTTGCTCCTGGCCGACAGCATCCCCCGGCTCACCGACCTGCACGTCGATCGCATGCGCTCCCTCCAGGAGGAGATCGCGGCGAACGACGACGTGGAGCGGTTCCTGGTCCTCGACCGCGCGTTCCACGAGTCGTCGTACGCGGGCAGCGAGGCCACCCAGCTGGCCGGCATGGTGCGCGGGCTGTGGGACACCACGCAGCCCTACCGACGTGCGTTCGTCCGGCGCGCCGGAGCCCAGGAGTCGTGGGTGATCGCGGCCGAGCACGACCTGCTGCTCGACGCGGTCTCCCGGCGCGACGTCGACATCGCCACCCGGATGCTGACCGTCCACATCCGCCGCACCCGGTTGGCGCTGCTCGACCACCCCGAGGTGATCGAGCAGGGCCAGGCACCGACGACCGCGGGGTGA
- a CDS encoding ketopantoate reductase family protein, whose amino-acid sequence MTIERIAVLGTGANGAGIGADLVRAGYDVTYIEQWPAHVEAIRAQGLTVVCQGERTVTEVRAHHLCEVAEMRESFDLVFLLVKAYDARWATELIKPRLAPDGLVVGLQNGMVADEIASIVGVERTLGAVIEMASNMFEPGVVNRDTPKETAWFALGALDGGPQDRAEEVAAILRSAGNVEVVDDILSAKWMKLVVNATELVSAGVVDLPMVEAADLPGMRAFMVQAGVEALEAAIDLGHRALPMFGLTGGVEDGAEAYVNALIDAVYQHYAIPTTLTTVHQDWIKGRRSEVEEINGLVVRERAAKGKRAPANAVLSEIAREIEAGTEKPGQHHLPRLMAAVTTS is encoded by the coding sequence ATGACCATCGAACGAATCGCCGTCCTCGGCACCGGGGCCAACGGGGCGGGAATCGGGGCCGACCTCGTCCGTGCCGGGTACGACGTGACCTACATCGAGCAGTGGCCGGCACATGTCGAGGCCATCCGCGCGCAGGGGCTCACCGTCGTGTGCCAGGGCGAGCGCACCGTCACCGAGGTGCGGGCGCACCACCTGTGCGAGGTCGCAGAGATGCGGGAGAGCTTCGATCTCGTCTTCCTGCTCGTCAAGGCGTACGACGCGCGCTGGGCCACGGAGCTGATCAAGCCGCGCCTGGCGCCGGACGGCCTCGTGGTGGGACTGCAGAACGGCATGGTGGCCGACGAGATCGCCTCGATCGTCGGGGTCGAGCGGACGCTGGGCGCCGTCATCGAGATGGCCTCCAACATGTTCGAGCCCGGCGTGGTCAACCGGGACACCCCGAAGGAGACGGCCTGGTTCGCCCTCGGTGCGCTCGACGGTGGTCCCCAGGACCGTGCCGAGGAGGTCGCCGCGATCCTCCGCTCGGCCGGAAACGTGGAGGTCGTCGACGACATCCTGTCCGCCAAGTGGATGAAGCTGGTCGTCAACGCGACCGAGCTGGTCAGTGCGGGTGTGGTCGACCTCCCCATGGTCGAGGCCGCCGACCTGCCGGGCATGCGTGCCTTCATGGTGCAGGCGGGCGTCGAGGCGCTCGAGGCGGCGATCGATCTGGGTCACCGCGCTCTGCCGATGTTCGGGCTGACCGGAGGCGTCGAGGACGGGGCTGAGGCGTACGTCAACGCGCTGATCGACGCGGTCTACCAGCACTACGCGATCCCGACCACGCTCACCACGGTCCACCAGGACTGGATCAAGGGCCGCCGCAGCGAGGTCGAGGAGATCAACGGCCTCGTGGTGCGGGAGCGGGCCGCGAAGGGCAAGCGCGCACCGGCCAACGCGGTCCTGAGCGAGATCGCCCGGGAGATCGAGGCGGGCACCGAGAAGCCCGGGCAGCACCACCTTCCGCGCCTGATGGCGGCCGTGACGACGTCCTGA
- a CDS encoding alpha-ketoacid dehydrogenase subunit alpha/beta translates to MPKHVNLKPVSPWVEVTLGRRDRDTAEPQVLLDLLGRMQWVRTFEEYVLELAGQGLVHGPAHSSIGQEGGAIGSILPLRTDDMINGSHRGHHQFLAKAFGHVLPAGGTGVPRVTGEVREVLRRTLAEICGLADGYCRGRGGSMHLQWREAGAMGTNAIVGGGVPQAAGFAWAMRNAGTDAVSVTYFGDGAVNIGSVLETFNLAAAWKLPVCFFIENNLYAVSTHVDAATAEPRLSARGLGFNIPSWRVDGMDPLAVHVAMTEALEHMRAGNGPTIIEAEVYRYFHQNGPFPGSAFGYRDKAEEAAWRERDPIAQLRSEVLRRELATQEELDAQVDEVEGVLRELGEQFLEADPDGKPGQRRIIAGAWPDPGFVDVGIRGDLSELAGSRYEEQETFSGELAERRFIDVVSEVMARRMETDPSVVVMGEDVDGLKGGTNGATRAPLAAFPDRVLGTPISENAFAGLAGGMALDGRVRPVVEFMYADFMWVAADQLFNQVAKARHMFGGEAAVPFVLRSKLAAGTGYGSQHSMDPAGVLATAPGLRIVAPSNPFDYVGLMNTALACDDPVVVLEHVDLYASSGQGPVDDLDYRLPVGKAAVRRTGDDLTIISYLSMVGHCLDALDVVGDRISADLIDLRWLDRASLDWDTIEASVRKTNQVLIVEQGAAGTSYGGWLADEIQRRLFDWLDAPVHRVHGSEASPSISKVLERAAIARTDEVVAALNDIAAG, encoded by the coding sequence ATGCCGAAGCACGTCAATCTCAAGCCGGTCTCGCCGTGGGTCGAGGTGACGCTCGGCCGGCGAGACCGTGACACCGCCGAGCCGCAGGTGCTCCTCGACCTCCTCGGTCGGATGCAGTGGGTGCGGACCTTCGAGGAGTACGTCCTGGAGCTCGCCGGCCAGGGCCTCGTGCACGGACCCGCGCACTCCAGCATCGGCCAGGAGGGCGGCGCGATCGGCTCGATCCTCCCGCTGCGCACGGACGACATGATCAATGGCTCGCACCGGGGCCATCACCAGTTCCTGGCCAAGGCCTTCGGACACGTGCTCCCCGCAGGCGGCACCGGAGTGCCGCGCGTCACCGGTGAGGTCCGAGAGGTGCTGCGCCGCACCCTGGCGGAGATCTGTGGTCTCGCGGACGGCTACTGCCGTGGTCGCGGCGGTTCGATGCACCTGCAGTGGCGCGAGGCCGGGGCGATGGGCACCAACGCCATCGTCGGCGGCGGCGTGCCCCAGGCGGCGGGCTTCGCCTGGGCGATGCGCAATGCCGGCACTGACGCGGTGAGCGTGACCTACTTCGGTGACGGCGCGGTCAACATCGGCTCGGTCCTGGAGACCTTCAACCTCGCGGCGGCATGGAAGCTGCCCGTCTGCTTCTTCATCGAGAACAACCTCTACGCCGTCTCCACGCACGTCGATGCCGCGACAGCCGAGCCTCGGCTGTCCGCCCGCGGGCTCGGGTTCAACATCCCGTCGTGGCGTGTGGATGGAATGGACCCCCTCGCCGTGCACGTGGCGATGACCGAGGCGCTGGAACACATGCGTGCGGGCAACGGTCCGACGATCATCGAGGCCGAGGTCTACCGCTACTTCCACCAGAACGGCCCCTTCCCGGGTTCCGCGTTCGGCTACCGCGACAAGGCGGAGGAAGCCGCGTGGCGCGAGCGCGACCCGATCGCCCAGCTGCGGAGCGAGGTCCTGCGACGCGAGCTGGCGACCCAGGAGGAGCTCGACGCCCAGGTCGACGAGGTCGAAGGCGTCCTGCGCGAGCTCGGTGAGCAGTTCCTCGAGGCCGACCCGGACGGAAAGCCCGGACAGCGGCGGATCATCGCCGGCGCGTGGCCTGACCCGGGGTTCGTCGACGTCGGGATCCGCGGCGACCTGAGTGAGCTGGCCGGCTCGCGGTACGAGGAGCAGGAGACGTTCTCCGGCGAGCTCGCCGAGCGCCGGTTCATCGACGTCGTCAGTGAGGTCATGGCGCGCCGGATGGAGACGGACCCGTCCGTCGTCGTGATGGGTGAGGACGTCGACGGCCTCAAGGGAGGCACCAACGGCGCGACACGCGCTCCGCTGGCGGCCTTCCCGGACCGCGTGCTGGGCACGCCCATCAGCGAGAACGCCTTCGCCGGGCTGGCCGGCGGCATGGCTCTCGACGGCCGGGTCCGCCCGGTGGTGGAGTTCATGTACGCCGACTTCATGTGGGTGGCCGCCGACCAACTCTTCAACCAGGTCGCCAAGGCGCGTCACATGTTCGGTGGCGAAGCGGCCGTGCCGTTCGTGCTGCGCAGCAAGCTCGCGGCGGGCACCGGCTACGGCTCCCAGCACTCGATGGATCCCGCGGGCGTGCTCGCCACGGCTCCCGGGCTGCGGATCGTCGCACCGTCCAACCCCTTCGACTACGTCGGCCTGATGAACACAGCGTTGGCCTGCGACGACCCGGTCGTCGTCCTCGAGCACGTCGACCTCTACGCATCCTCCGGGCAGGGGCCGGTCGACGACCTCGACTACCGCCTCCCGGTGGGCAAGGCGGCCGTGCGGCGCACGGGTGACGACCTCACGATCATCAGCTACCTCAGCATGGTGGGGCACTGCCTCGATGCGCTGGACGTCGTCGGTGACCGGATCTCGGCGGACCTGATCGACCTGCGCTGGCTCGACCGCGCCTCTCTGGACTGGGACACCATCGAGGCCAGCGTGCGCAAGACGAACCAGGTGCTGATCGTCGAGCAGGGCGCCGCGGGGACGTCCTACGGCGGATGGCTCGCGGACGAGATCCAGCGCCGCCTCTTCGACTGGCTCGACGCACCGGTCCACCGCGTGCACGGGTCCGAGGCCTCGCCGAGCATCAGCAAGGTGCTCGAGCGGGCGGCGATCGCGCGGACCGACGAGGTGGTCGCGGCCCTGAACGACATTGCAGCGGGCTGA
- a CDS encoding AAA family ATPase: MLIVVSGTHASGKSSLIGDFSSAHPDVEVWPDPIEELGEYPTDPGAGVFFQQLQVAAARLLAPVDHSVIAERGPLDFLAYLEAADRLGRPVPSSDHLRRGAELCAAAMRHADLLVLLPLDPTSPIDVPPDEDPELREVMDEVLLELSDDTDLTGGTEVVELTGPPEVRLAALRARVDVRDK, encoded by the coding sequence ATGCTCATCGTCGTGTCGGGAACCCATGCGAGCGGCAAGAGCTCGCTGATCGGCGACTTCTCCTCCGCGCACCCGGACGTCGAGGTCTGGCCCGACCCGATCGAGGAGCTCGGCGAGTACCCCACCGATCCCGGTGCGGGCGTCTTCTTCCAGCAGCTCCAGGTCGCGGCGGCACGCCTGCTCGCACCGGTCGACCACTCGGTGATCGCCGAGCGCGGCCCCCTCGACTTCCTGGCCTACCTCGAGGCCGCCGACCGGCTCGGCCGCCCCGTACCGTCGTCCGACCACCTCCGCCGGGGCGCCGAGCTCTGCGCCGCGGCGATGCGCCACGCCGACCTGCTGGTGCTGCTCCCCCTCGACCCGACCTCGCCGATCGACGTACCGCCGGACGAGGACCCCGAGCTGCGCGAGGTCATGGACGAGGTCCTGCTCGAGCTGTCCGACGACACCGACCTGACCGGCGGCACGGAGGTGGTCGAGCTGACCGGTCCCCCGGAGGTCCGCCTCGCCGCGCTGCGCGCCCGGGTCGACGTCCGGGACAAGTAG
- a CDS encoding DNA polymerase III subunit beta family protein, with the protein MADPELMSIGAFAKRAGLTASALRFYDDAGLMRPEQVDPMTGYRFYSESQLVRASQLRQLREMGMPLSTIGRFFTAGAAEAARLIDEQVGQVTAEAKEIQQTAATLKASLGEDASLTLCALPGPVLAAAVDQVLATTTRDPEVPVLAGVHLEAGPDAISLTATDRYRLATRTLVPIRPSTVSWAGTLAGDDLQSAVSWLRRRPTVTLEAGERTLALRTADGAVARCRVLTEVFPDHRLLIGSLPAVTHRVTVQAQQVLAALGQAPATVGLRTADGRPSLLLSGTAMALHGTATGPDLTVWFELATLYPALSQALGNDVMVDLRGPDLPATVRSADDGDLTALVMPCRSDPS; encoded by the coding sequence GTGGCTGACCCGGAGTTGATGTCGATCGGCGCGTTCGCCAAGCGCGCCGGGCTGACGGCGAGCGCGTTGCGGTTCTACGACGATGCCGGTCTGATGCGTCCCGAGCAGGTCGACCCGATGACGGGATACCGGTTCTACAGCGAGTCGCAGCTGGTGCGTGCTTCGCAGCTGCGTCAGCTGCGTGAGATGGGGATGCCGCTGTCCACGATCGGCCGGTTCTTCACCGCCGGTGCCGCGGAGGCTGCCCGGCTCATCGACGAGCAGGTGGGCCAGGTCACCGCGGAGGCCAAGGAGATCCAGCAGACCGCGGCAACGCTCAAGGCGTCTCTCGGTGAGGATGCCTCCCTCACGCTGTGCGCCCTGCCGGGTCCGGTCCTCGCGGCGGCCGTCGATCAGGTCCTGGCCACCACGACGCGCGACCCCGAGGTCCCGGTGCTGGCCGGTGTCCACCTGGAGGCAGGTCCCGATGCGATCTCCCTGACCGCGACCGATCGCTACCGCCTCGCCACCCGGACGCTGGTGCCCATCCGGCCGTCGACCGTCTCGTGGGCAGGAACGCTGGCCGGGGACGATCTCCAGAGCGCCGTCTCGTGGCTCCGGCGACGTCCCACCGTGACCTTGGAGGCGGGCGAGCGGACGCTGGCCCTCCGCACCGCCGACGGTGCCGTGGCCCGGTGCCGCGTGCTGACGGAGGTCTTCCCTGACCACAGGCTCCTGATCGGGTCCCTCCCCGCCGTGACCCATCGCGTGACCGTCCAGGCGCAGCAGGTCCTCGCGGCGCTGGGGCAAGCGCCGGCGACCGTCGGACTGCGGACCGCGGACGGCCGGCCGAGTCTCCTGCTCTCCGGGACCGCCATGGCGCTGCACGGCACCGCGACCGGTCCCGACCTGACGGTCTGGTTCGAGCTGGCCACGCTGTACCCCGCGTTGAGCCAGGCGCTCGGCAACGACGTGATGGTCGATCTTCGCGGTCCTGACCTGCCCGCCACGGTCCGGTCGGCGGACGACGGCGACCTCACCGCGCTCGTCATGCCCTGCCGGTCCGATCCCTCATGA